Proteins co-encoded in one Desulfotomaculum sp. genomic window:
- a CDS encoding uroporphyrinogen decarboxylase — protein sequence MTPKERMSAFAKGEEIDRIPCIPLMGETQTHLTGKKLSAYYHSPELMAEVEITCFRMFGHDGVGVGPGLHAIPEAMGTKLKFPDDGLSFVSEPVLKDYTDFDRLKPADPHSDGRLPLILKALQIIDQEIGSQVNIGSGVGGPFTAAAGLRGTENFLRDLQKKPEMAHRLLELVTESALRYIDAVCDLGLIPSIAEPTATGNIISAKNFEEFAVPYLKKYVERIFERCGTRPSLHICGNSKKIWQGMVDTGAPLLSLDNVIDLADAKVTVGDKVCLMGNVRPIDTIMKGTREHILAEAKECLRKTYDNPKGYILSTGCQIPIGTPPENIIALMDAARIYGRMPIDPEILT from the coding sequence ATGACTCCCAAAGAGAGAATGAGCGCATTCGCAAAAGGAGAAGAAATCGATCGTATACCTTGTATTCCGCTTATGGGTGAAACCCAGACACACCTTACAGGGAAGAAATTGTCTGCCTACTATCATTCGCCCGAGCTGATGGCTGAAGTTGAAATAACTTGTTTCCGAATGTTTGGCCATGATGGTGTAGGTGTAGGGCCGGGTTTGCACGCCATACCAGAGGCTATGGGAACGAAATTGAAATTTCCCGATGATGGCCTGTCCTTTGTCAGTGAGCCTGTTTTAAAAGATTACACTGATTTTGACAGGCTGAAACCTGCTGATCCGCACAGTGACGGCAGGCTTCCTCTCATTTTAAAAGCGCTTCAAATAATTGATCAGGAAATAGGCAGCCAGGTGAATATCGGCAGTGGGGTAGGAGGGCCCTTCACCGCAGCGGCCGGCTTGCGGGGTACGGAAAACTTTCTCAGGGATCTGCAAAAAAAACCGGAAATGGCCCACCGTCTCCTGGAACTCGTAACTGAAAGCGCATTAAGATATATTGATGCGGTGTGCGATTTGGGCCTGATTCCCAGTATTGCCGAGCCTACTGCCACGGGAAATATAATCAGCGCCAAAAATTTTGAAGAGTTTGCTGTTCCGTATTTAAAGAAATACGTTGAGCGGATTTTTGAGCGTTGCGGTACAAGACCCAGCCTGCATATCTGCGGCAATTCAAAAAAAATCTGGCAGGGCATGGTGGATACCGGCGCTCCGCTTTTAAGCCTGGATAACGTGATCGATTTAGCCGATGCAAAGGTGACTGTAGGAGATAAGGTTTGCCTGATGGGGAATGTGCGTCCTATTGACACCATAATGAAGGGGACTCGCGAGCATATTTTGGCGGAGGCCAAAGAATGCCTCAGGAAAACTTATGATAATCCAAAAGGATATATATTAAGCACCGGATGTCAGATACCCATAGGGACACCTCCGGAAAACATTATTGCGCTGATGGATGCTGCCAGGATATATGGCAGGATGCCTA
- a CDS encoding ATP-binding protein gives MKNDDFGFHNKIVSLAKNLKLPAFADYQSYLKDESSTEEILYNLLCAENSVKEQNKYKYRIKNAAFPIIQTLDTFVFDGRLPDLKKDTVMKLAACDFIKQKQNVVAVGNCGTGKSHLVIALGVEAISKGYTVKFKRASDLVTQMTEAASEKHLSQFIKNVNACDVLIIDELGYLSFDASGASLLFQIFAARYETKSTIVTSNLEFSKWVTFLGRDEHMTAALIGRLIHLSVILNMNGEDFRLQNKIKK, from the coding sequence GTGAAGAATGACGACTTCGGCTTCCATAATAAAATTGTCTCTTTGGCTAAAAACTTAAAGCTCCCGGCTTTTGCCGATTACCAATCGTATCTAAAAGATGAATCCTCAACTGAAGAAATTCTGTATAACCTGCTCTGTGCGGAAAACTCTGTTAAGGAGCAGAATAAGTATAAATACCGGATTAAAAACGCTGCTTTCCCCATCATTCAAACCCTTGATACTTTTGTCTTTGATGGACGCCTGCCTGATCTGAAGAAAGATACCGTTATGAAACTCGCCGCCTGTGATTTTATCAAACAAAAGCAAAATGTAGTTGCTGTCGGCAACTGTGGAACCGGGAAAAGCCATCTGGTTATTGCTCTTGGCGTTGAGGCTATTTCTAAAGGGTATACCGTCAAGTTTAAAAGAGCTTCAGATCTCGTGACGCAGATGACTGAAGCCGCCAGTGAGAAGCATTTGAGCCAGTTCATAAAAAACGTGAACGCCTGCGATGTGCTGATTATTGATGAGCTTGGATATCTGTCATTTGACGCGTCAGGAGCAAGTTTGCTGTTCCAGATCTTCGCGGCAAGATACGAAACCAAAAGCACCATTGTCACATCAAATCTTGAATTTTCCAAGTGGGTCACCTTTCTTGGCAGGGATGAACATATGACTGCGGCTCTGATCGGCAGATTAATACATTTATCTGTCATTCTCAATATGAATGGCGAGGATTTCAGGCTGCAAAACAAGATAAAAAAGTAA